One region of Aeromicrobium sp. Sec7.5 genomic DNA includes:
- a CDS encoding IS256 family transposase → MALDQSALLELLGELKDTDVTDRIRIATQKLYQELIDAEAAAAIGAAPFERTPERVTQRNGSRPKTVTTTAGQLDLRIPKLRAGSFFPSLLERRRRVDQALFAVVMEAYVHGVSTRKVDDLVRALGADTGISKSEVSRICVNLDEDVAAFRERPLDQMAYPYVFVDATYCKARVGRRVVSQAIVVAVGVAADGRREVLGFDVGDTESEPFWTDFFRSLKARGLSGVQLVVSDAHTGLMAAISTCFAGAAWQRCRVHFMRNVLARVPKVAGPMVAAIIRTIFVPRGKRELVRAQFDEVVTMLTRSHPAVADMLDDAREDLLAFAEFPPGHWQQIWSTNPLERLNKEIKRRTNVVGVFPNPAALLRLAGHVLIEQHDEWDSADRRYFSENSMKLLTAASIELEEVGIAAIDAA, encoded by the coding sequence ATGGCTCTTGACCAGTCTGCCCTCCTCGAGCTGCTCGGGGAACTCAAGGACACCGATGTCACCGATCGGATCCGGATCGCGACGCAGAAGCTCTACCAGGAATTGATTGATGCCGAGGCCGCGGCGGCGATCGGCGCGGCCCCGTTTGAGCGGACTCCCGAGCGGGTGACGCAACGTAATGGCAGCCGGCCGAAGACGGTCACGACGACGGCCGGTCAGTTGGATCTGCGGATCCCGAAGCTGCGTGCCGGTTCGTTCTTTCCCTCGCTGCTCGAACGACGCCGTCGGGTCGACCAAGCGCTCTTCGCGGTGGTGATGGAGGCCTACGTTCACGGCGTCAGCACCCGCAAGGTCGACGACCTCGTCCGGGCGCTCGGTGCTGACACGGGTATCTCGAAGTCCGAGGTCTCACGGATCTGCGTCAATCTCGACGAGGACGTCGCCGCGTTCCGAGAGCGCCCGCTCGATCAGATGGCCTATCCGTATGTGTTCGTCGATGCGACCTACTGCAAAGCCAGAGTCGGCCGGCGGGTCGTGTCCCAGGCGATCGTGGTCGCGGTCGGCGTCGCCGCTGACGGCCGCCGTGAGGTCCTGGGATTCGACGTCGGAGACACCGAGTCCGAACCGTTCTGGACCGACTTCTTCCGCTCCCTGAAGGCCCGCGGCCTGTCCGGGGTCCAGCTGGTCGTCTCCGACGCCCACACCGGCCTGATGGCCGCGATCAGCACCTGCTTCGCCGGCGCTGCCTGGCAACGTTGCCGGGTCCACTTCATGCGCAACGTCCTCGCGCGAGTGCCCAAGGTCGCCGGCCCGATGGTCGCCGCGATCATCCGCACGATCTTCGTCCCACGCGGCAAGCGAGAGCTGGTCCGGGCCCAGTTCGACGAGGTCGTCACCATGCTCACCCGCTCCCATCCGGCGGTCGCGGACATGCTCGACGACGCCCGCGAAGACCTCCTCGCGTTCGCGGAGTTCCCACCAGGGCACTGGCAGCAGATCTGGTCGACCAACCCGCTGGAACGGTTGAACAAGGAGATCAAGCGCCGCACGAACGTCGTCGGCGTCTTCCCCAACCCCGCGGCCCTGCTGCGGCTCGCTGGACACGTCCTGATCGAGCAACACGACGAATGGGACAGCGCCGACCGCCGCTACTTCAGCGAGAACTCCATGAAGCTCCTGACCGCCGCATCCATCGAGCTCGAGGAGGTGGGCATCGCCGCGATCGACGCGGCCTAG
- a CDS encoding phosphorylase family protein has product MDLKELMLEVAEHLDCGRLSAYLFGSRKDQTGSVRSDIDILLVSDRRITQDQAEWIWQLEPYLDIFVARNGVAQSLVNESELTAVDNNELVAVLGAVPLLVNGDWQPGADSFAQQRLLAHRSPAATTAPRYELYDAVPAERADVLVVTALAEEIEAVLHELDCGSGSGPSLRVTVKDRDGEEWLVRIVNMDEMGSVGSALKTRDAILRTKAFHVVLVGICAGVPGEVELEDVVIPKTVIYYESAKIAATGEQRGDHSRECDSEIVRRAAIHAGGLSCDGITLRADNRVMACGEKVVANEQFRIELQERHRKLAAIDMESYGVVRAAESAGRRATVIKGVCDMADEEKGDKHHQQAAVAAARVFSHLLRHGVLGTQDRSQCFSGARAIATRGHESCFRGGNRGGRARAHDAETDPGRATARC; this is encoded by the coding sequence GTGGATCTGAAGGAGCTAATGCTCGAGGTCGCCGAGCACTTGGACTGTGGACGACTGTCGGCCTACCTCTTCGGATCTAGGAAAGACCAGACGGGAAGTGTTCGCTCAGATATCGACATTCTGCTCGTTTCTGACCGGAGGATCACCCAGGATCAGGCGGAATGGATCTGGCAGCTGGAGCCGTACCTAGACATATTTGTGGCCCGAAATGGCGTTGCTCAGAGCCTAGTTAATGAGTCGGAGTTGACCGCAGTCGATAACAACGAGCTTGTAGCGGTCTTGGGAGCGGTGCCGCTCCTTGTGAATGGCGATTGGCAGCCCGGCGCTGACTCCTTCGCTCAACAGCGCCTGCTCGCTCACCGCAGTCCCGCTGCGACCACCGCCCCGCGGTATGAGCTTTACGACGCCGTGCCAGCGGAGCGAGCAGATGTGCTGGTCGTCACCGCCCTCGCCGAAGAGATCGAGGCGGTTCTTCATGAACTTGATTGCGGCAGTGGGTCAGGTCCATCCCTGCGGGTCACCGTCAAGGACCGAGATGGCGAGGAGTGGCTCGTTCGGATCGTGAATATGGATGAGATGGGGTCCGTTGGATCAGCACTCAAGACTCGCGATGCCATCCTCCGCACGAAAGCGTTTCACGTCGTCCTCGTTGGCATCTGCGCGGGCGTCCCCGGGGAGGTTGAGCTGGAAGACGTTGTCATCCCCAAGACCGTCATCTACTACGAGTCAGCCAAGATCGCCGCAACAGGAGAACAACGTGGCGACCATTCACGCGAGTGCGACTCCGAGATAGTTCGACGTGCTGCGATCCACGCCGGTGGGTTGTCCTGCGATGGGATCACGCTCAGGGCCGACAATCGGGTCATGGCGTGCGGCGAGAAGGTTGTCGCCAACGAACAGTTCCGGATTGAACTGCAAGAGCGGCATCGAAAGCTAGCGGCGATAGACATGGAGTCGTATGGAGTTGTGCGAGCGGCGGAGTCTGCCGGGCGACGCGCCACAGTCATCAAGGGTGTCTGCGACATGGCCGATGAAGAGAAGGGGGACAAGCACCATCAACAAGCTGCCGTCGCAGCAGCCCGAGTGTTTTCCCACCTGCTCCGTCACGGAGTTTTAGGGACACAAGACCGTAGTCAGTGCTTTAGCGGCGCACGAGCTATAGCTACGCGTGGCCACGAGAGTTGCTTCCGGGGCGGCAACCGTGGCGGAAGAGCGCGTGCGCACGATGCCGAAACCGACCCGGGTCGTGCGACCGCGCGGTGTTAA
- a CDS encoding tyrosine-type recombinase/integrase, translating to MAGNIARRPNGKWRGRYRDESGREHTRHFERKVDAQQWLDQIAAAIITGTYADPRAGQITFAAFFGEWSARQVWAPGTVLAMSLAARSVPFSEKPMRHIRRSDVEVWIKSMDAAGLAPGTVKTRYVNVRSVFRAAVRDRVIGQDPTDSIRLPRRRRSDAAMSIPTPEEVGTLVAVATDEVRTFIALCAFTGLRLGEAAGVQLGDVDFDSATLSVTRQVQRLSGPDVDIRPPKYGSERVVHLAPGMVDLLTRHVADVGTVGDERWLFGENGEPPHQNTVGYWWRKTLKAAGLSGIKLHDLRHFYASGLIAAGCDVVTVQRSLGHAKATTTLNTYAHLWPTAEDRTRFAAQSVMDSSLGSPATLPT from the coding sequence ATGGCCGGCAACATCGCTCGTCGACCGAACGGGAAGTGGCGTGGGCGGTACCGCGACGAGTCGGGCCGCGAGCACACGCGGCACTTCGAGCGGAAGGTCGACGCGCAGCAGTGGCTCGACCAGATCGCCGCCGCAATCATCACCGGCACCTACGCCGATCCGAGAGCCGGACAGATCACCTTCGCCGCGTTCTTCGGCGAGTGGTCGGCACGACAAGTCTGGGCACCCGGCACCGTGCTCGCGATGTCACTCGCGGCGAGGTCGGTTCCGTTCTCGGAGAAGCCGATGCGACACATCCGCCGCTCCGACGTCGAAGTCTGGATCAAGTCGATGGACGCCGCCGGTCTCGCTCCGGGCACCGTCAAGACTCGATACGTCAACGTCCGTTCGGTCTTCCGTGCCGCCGTCCGAGATCGTGTCATCGGACAGGACCCCACCGACAGCATCCGACTCCCCCGGCGCCGTCGCAGCGACGCCGCGATGTCGATCCCCACACCCGAGGAAGTCGGCACGCTCGTGGCCGTCGCCACCGACGAGGTCCGGACCTTCATCGCGCTCTGCGCGTTCACCGGTCTCCGACTCGGCGAAGCTGCCGGCGTGCAGCTGGGCGACGTCGACTTCGACAGCGCCACGCTCTCGGTCACCCGACAGGTACAGCGGCTCAGCGGGCCCGACGTCGATATCCGTCCGCCAAAGTACGGGTCAGAACGAGTCGTGCACCTCGCGCCGGGCATGGTCGACTTGCTGACGCGCCACGTCGCCGACGTAGGCACCGTCGGCGACGAACGCTGGCTCTTCGGCGAGAACGGCGAGCCGCCCCATCAGAACACGGTCGGCTACTGGTGGCGCAAGACGCTGAAGGCCGCGGGGCTGAGCGGGATCAAGCTCCACGACCTCCGCCACTTCTACGCCTCGGGGCTCATCGCGGCCGGGTGCGACGTGGTCACCGTTCAGCGCTCGCTCGGCCACGCCAAGGCAACCACGACGCTCAACACATACGCACACCTCTGGCCGACAGCGGAGGACCGAACGAGGTTCGCTGCTCAATCGGTCATGGATTCTTCACTCGGGTCCCCTGCGACTCTGCCAACGTGA
- a CDS encoding helix-turn-helix transcriptional regulator yields MKTSSPAATHALPHADDELMSVTEVATLVRVPVATVRYWRHLGTGPHGFRVGRSVRYWRSDVIHWLDEQSRCPQNGN; encoded by the coding sequence ATGAAGACCTCATCGCCCGCCGCCACCCACGCCCTGCCCCACGCCGATGACGAGCTGATGTCGGTCACCGAGGTCGCTACCCTCGTCCGCGTCCCGGTGGCGACCGTCCGGTACTGGCGCCACCTCGGGACGGGGCCGCACGGATTCCGTGTCGGCCGGTCCGTCCGCTACTGGCGCAGCGACGTCATCCACTGGCTTGACGAGCAGTCCCGTTGTCCACAGAACGGCAACTGA
- a CDS encoding nucleotidyltransferase domain-containing protein — translation MTLLAEYASARRDEDVARLRRAIALRAMVAAGSSQTQIAESLGISQPAVSQQLRHAPDLAGVHPQLLIEAAGPVLRALAAEHGYERLAVFGSVARGDARPNSDIDLLVEAPEGTSTFGFLRFKQLIEQVLGRETDLVSYGGLKPIDDDIRRDAMLL, via the coding sequence ATGACCCTGCTGGCCGAGTACGCATCTGCGCGCCGCGATGAGGACGTGGCCCGGCTTCGCCGCGCGATCGCGCTGCGGGCGATGGTGGCGGCCGGCTCGAGTCAGACGCAGATCGCCGAGTCGCTCGGAATCTCGCAGCCTGCGGTCAGCCAGCAGCTTCGACACGCACCGGACCTGGCTGGAGTTCATCCCCAGCTGCTTATCGAAGCTGCCGGTCCGGTCCTCCGAGCGCTTGCGGCCGAGCATGGATACGAGCGCCTCGCCGTATTCGGGTCGGTGGCTCGCGGTGACGCCCGCCCGAACTCCGACATCGACCTGCTGGTCGAGGCGCCCGAGGGCACGTCGACGTTCGGGTTCCTCCGGTTCAAGCAGCTGATCGAGCAGGTCCTCGGTCGTGAAACCGACCTCGTCTCCTACGGCGGCTTGAAGCCGATCGATGACGACATCCGCCGTGACGCGATGCTGCTCTGA